The segment AATAATAGAATTTAAGAAGAACTATTGTATCCACTAATTATTCTTCATTTTGATATTACTGCTATTATGAGGAATGACTTAAAGTTTGTCATTCTCCCCAAAAAATTTCAGTTTTTAAAATTTATCTCCTTTACCTTTCGTTATTCATCGTATTGCCAATAAATTTTGAATTATTTTCATTCAAGAAGTTCAATAATAATCTTTCACCAATCAATCTGATTTTAGGTCCTTCGACTGTTTTAGGATCGCTTTAAATTATTCTTCAGAAAAAGTTCAAAATAATTTTTTAATTCTTGTTGCACCAAATTTTTTATTATTTACATTTATAAAAAAATGGGTAATATTCCGCAGTAAAACTAACATATTTGAATTTTTAAAAAGGAATTCAATGAACATAGCACTTCCATTAGTTTTAGCCATCATCGTGTTCTTTTTTGCTTACCGATTTTACGCAAAATACATTTCAAAAATTTTTCAAATTGATGCGGCTAAAAAGACCCCATCGGTAGAAATTAATGATGGAGTCGATTTTGTGCCAACAAAACCTGGCGTTCTTTTTTCACATCATTTCGCGTCTATTGCCGGCGGAGGACCAATTCTGGGCCCCACCATTGCTTTAATATACGGTTACCAGATCAGCCTTTTCTGGATCATACTTGGATGCGTTTTATTTGGGGCGGTTCACGACTTTGTTGCATTAATTATTTCGATACGCGAAAAAGGAAAATCAATTGCCGAAGTAGCGCGAAAAACGTTGGGCGATGCAGGTTTTTTCATTTTTGTCGGATTTACGGTAATCTGTTTAATCATGATTATTGTCGCTTTTCTCGGAGCTACGGTGTCTGCCCTAACTTCTACTTATCCAATCGAACAGCTTGGTCTAGGGCCAGATCAAACACTGTTAAATACGATTACCGAGAATGGGATTATTAAAGGGAAAATCGGGGGGATTGCTTCAACATCAGTATTTATTATTACAGGTTTTGCCCCTATTTTGGGATATCTATTATACATCAGGAAAATCCCAATCATTATTGCCTCAATCATTGCCGTTGCAGTCTGTTTCGTTTCAATAATTATTGGAGTGGCTTTTCCGGTGACAATGCCTCCGGATATTTGGCGCATTGTATTATGTTTTTATATTTTCATTTCAGCCGGAATTCCGGTGTGGATTGTTCTACAGCCAAGGGATTTCTCAAATTCCTTTATTTTATATATTGGCATAATTGTAATTATGGTAGCATTATTAATCGGCGGAGCAGCAAGCTTATTCGGATTTGGATCTGCTGAGGCATTAAGTGTTTTTCACATAGGTGCTCCGGCTTTTAATTTTGCAGAAGGCGGCATTTTGCTTGGAGCTGTTTGGCCCATTTTATTTATTACCATTGCATGTGGTGCGATATCGGGCTTTCATGCACTTGTTGCAAGTGGAACCTCCTCAAAGCAAATTAGCAACGAAACTCATGCTAAAAAAATCGGTTATGGAGGAATGTTGCTTGAAGGGCTTTTTGCAATCGGGGTTCTTTCAGTAGTTGCTGCAGGTATCAATTTTTCGGATTATAAGGAAATTGTATTTCCAACAACACCGGGCGCATCGAGCAACCCGATTCTGGCGTTCGCTCTTAGTTTGGGATCAGTTATTCATCAGGCCTTTGGAATAAATCAAATATATGGAACAATATTCGGCATTTTACTTGTCGAAGGTTTTGTTGTTACAACCTTGGATACTTCGGTGAGGCTTTGTCGTTATCTTTTAGAGGAAATATGGAACGTCAGCTTTAAAAAGGTTCCGAAAATCCTTAAATCGTATTATTTCAATGCAGGTTTAATTGTTTTCATAGGCTATCTTTTGTCATTAACAAATTCAATTACCAAAATATGGCCAATTTTTGGTTCGGCTAATCAACTGCTTGCCGCTTTGGTTTTAACGGTAGTGGCCGTTTGGCTTTTCAAGAAAGGTAAACCTACCTGGTTTGTTACATTACCTGCTTTATTCATGCTCGTTACAAGCATTTCATCTCTCGTTTATCTTTTGTTTGTAAAATATTTGCCTTCAGGCAATGTTCCGTTAATAGTTGCCGATATTATGCTGGCTGTACTTTCGGGAGCATTTATCATGTTGATTATAAGAAATTTTTTATATCGCCGAATTACCAAACAAGTGAGTTGAAAATTGTTAAACTTTACATGTTTTTATAATAAAATGCGCCAGCAGGAATAATAAAAACTATCAAAGTGAATTATCCTAGAATGAATATCCCAAGTTAAGGGAAAGTGGTATTTTAATGCCCGGGTTATTCGGGAATATATTACCATTCGAATAATGTCCAATTTTGATTTCAGCATTATAATTACGCTTTTCTCCAAAAAATACACCAAGCCCGATATTATCCTGGAAAGTGAAACTTTCCCCCGTCAGCTTATCGTCAATAATGGATTTGGAAATATAAGTGGGTCCCGCGACTGAATAATAGAGATAA is part of the Bacteroidota bacterium genome and harbors:
- a CDS encoding carbon starvation protein A, translating into MNIALPLVLAIIVFFFAYRFYAKYISKIFQIDAAKKTPSVEINDGVDFVPTKPGVLFSHHFASIAGGGPILGPTIALIYGYQISLFWIILGCVLFGAVHDFVALIISIREKGKSIAEVARKTLGDAGFFIFVGFTVICLIMIIVAFLGATVSALTSTYPIEQLGLGPDQTLLNTITENGIIKGKIGGIASTSVFIITGFAPILGYLLYIRKIPIIIASIIAVAVCFVSIIIGVAFPVTMPPDIWRIVLCFYIFISAGIPVWIVLQPRDFSNSFILYIGIIVIMVALLIGGAASLFGFGSAEALSVFHIGAPAFNFAEGGILLGAVWPILFITIACGAISGFHALVASGTSSKQISNETHAKKIGYGGMLLEGLFAIGVLSVVAAGINFSDYKEIVFPTTPGASSNPILAFALSLGSVIHQAFGINQIYGTIFGILLVEGFVVTTLDTSVRLCRYLLEEIWNVSFKKVPKILKSYYFNAGLIVFIGYLLSLTNSITKIWPIFGSANQLLAALVLTVVAVWLFKKGKPTWFVTLPALFMLVTSISSLVYLLFVKYLPSGNVPLIVADIMLAVLSGAFIMLIIRNFLYRRITKQVS